Proteins co-encoded in one Brassica oleracea var. oleracea cultivar TO1000 chromosome C4, BOL, whole genome shotgun sequence genomic window:
- the LOC106342080 gene encoding UPF0481 protein At3g47200-like, whose translation MDVNQPREMYPGMWRYPMNPEFCCIYRVPNRLREVNPEPYTPQLVLIGPLHHSVKSQALKALYLGDDITYTKSMAYLDMEEHKKTYLAEFAARIEGETTIDELRRMIKEEEETIRASYQESTAWIQSPEFVEMVLHDSVFIIEFILRFSGVVDKNGDPLLAGLSLGITVYYDLILLENQLPFFILEKLFNPIVTRIWPHLTFRDLIIIFFGFQGKIRRSSKFKHFTDLIRCVRVETLPNLDVWKSKSKPIKHMYNADKLDSGGVKFKAVGDELSLCVSFKNGCLKIPCLTVDDSLEMKLRNIMALEQCHYPNNARVCSYALFLDYLIDTDKDVDLLLEKGILKSWIRQPAKVAQMVNKLVTGIVDTGSYYHDIAGEVNEYYRNLVNRSKAILKRVYFGNPWTGTATIAATFLLVMTLIQTWASIVQVKENEP comes from the exons ATGGACGTTAACCAGCCGAGAGAGATGTATCCAGGGATGTGGCGGTATCCTATGAATCCCGAGTTTTGTTGTATCTACAGAGTCCCGAACCGTCTACGTGAAGTAAACCCAGAACCCTACACGCCTCAACTAGTCCTCATTGGACCTCTTCACCATTCAGTAAAATCTCAAGCTCTCAAGGCTCTTTATCTTGGAGATGATATCACATACACAAAGTCAATGGCCTACTTAGACATGGAAGAGCATAAGAAGACTTACCTAGCAGAATTCGCAGCAAGGATTGAAGGGGAAACCACCATCGATGAATTAAGAAGAATGATCAAAGAAGAGGAAGAGACAATCAGGGCAAGCTATCAAGAATCAACAGCATGGATTCAATCCCCAGAATTCGTGGAGATGGTCCTCCACGACTCTGTTTTCATTATAGAGTTCATACTGAGGTTTAGCGGAGTAGTAGATAAGAATGGAGATCCTCTCCTGGCCGGTCTATCTCTTGGAATCACAGTCTATTATGATCTCATCTTGCTCGAGAACCAGCTTCCTTTTTTTATCCTTGAGAAACTCTTCAATCCAATTGTCACAAGAATCTGGCCGCACCTTACATTCCGGGACCTAATCATCATCTTCTTCGGATTCCAAGGTAAAATCCGAAGGAGTTCCAAATTTAAACATTTCACTGATTTGATCAGGTGTGTTCGCGTGGAGACACTTCCTAACCTTGATGTTTGGAAATCGAAATCCAAACCCATAAAGCATATGTATAATGCGGATAAGCTAGATAGTGGGGGAGTAAAATTTAAGGCAGTAGGAGATGAGTTATCGTTATGTGTGAGCTTCAAGAATGGTTGTTTGAAGATTCCTTGTCTGACGGTTGATGACAGCCTTGAGATGAAACTAAGAAACATAATGGCTCTTGAGCAGTGCCATTACCCTAACAACGCCCGCGTATGTAGCTACGCCTTATTCCTAGATTATCTAATTGACACTGATAAAGACGTTGACTTGCTTCTCGAGAAAG GAATACTAAAAAGTTGGATTAGGCAACCCGCTAAAGTTGCGCAGATGGTGAACAAGCTCGTGACAGGCATCGTAGATACTGGTTCTTACTATCATGACATAGCGGGTGAAGTGAACGAGTACTATAGAAACCTTGTGAATAGGTCAAAGGCCATCCTCAAACGTGTGTATTTTGGTAACCCGTGGACAGGGACAGCCACCATTGCAGCTACGTTTCTATTAGTGATGACACTTATCCAGACTTGGGCATCAATCGTTCAGGTTAAGGAGAACGAACCTTAG